The proteins below come from a single Bubalus kerabau isolate K-KA32 ecotype Philippines breed swamp buffalo chromosome 19, PCC_UOA_SB_1v2, whole genome shotgun sequence genomic window:
- the ADSS1 gene encoding adenylosuccinate synthetase isozyme 1 isoform X2 — protein sequence MSGTRASNDRPPSAGGVKRGRLQHEAATTGSRVTVVLGAQWGDEGKGKVVDLLATDADIISRCQGGNNAGHTVVVDGKEYDFHLLPSGIINPKAVSFIGNGVVVHLPGLFEEAEKNEKKVFDFHQAVDGLQEVQRQAQEGKNIGTTRKGIGPAYSSKAARTGLRICDLLSDFDEFSSRFKNLARQHQSMFPSLEVDVEGQLKRLKGFAERIRPMVRDGVYFMYEALHGPPKKILVEGANAALLDIDFGTYPFVTSSNCTVGGVCTGLGIPPQNIGEVYGVVKAYTTRVGIGAFPTEQINEIGDLLQSRGHEWGVTTGRKRRCGWLDLMILRYAHMVNGFTALALTKLDILDALDEIKVGVAYKLGGKRIPYFPANQEILQKVEVEYETLPGWKADTTGARKWEDLPTQAQSYIRFVENHVGVAVKWVGVGKSRDSMIQLF from the exons ATGTCCGGGACCCGAGCCTCTAACGATCGGCCCCCCAGCGCGGGCGGCGTCAAGCGGGGGCGGCTACAGCACGAGGCGGCGACCACCGGCTCCCGGGTGACCGTGGTGCTGGGCGCGCAGTGGGGGGACGAGGGCAAAGGCAAGGTGGTGGACCTGCTGGCCACGGACGCCGACATCATCAGCCGCTGCCAG GGAGGCAACAATGCTGGACACACCGTGGTGGTGGACGGCAAGGAGTACGACTTCCACCTGCTGCCCAGCGGTATCATCAACCCCAAGGCCGTGTCCTTCATTG GCAATGGAGTGGTCGTCCACTTGCCGGGCTTgtttgaagaggcagagaagaaCGAGAAGAAAG TGTTTGACTTTCACCAGGCGGTGGACGGGCTCCAGGAGGTGCAGCGGCAGGCCCAGGAGGGCAAGAA CATCGGCACCACCCGGAAGGGGATCGGGCCGGCCTACTCGTCCAAGGCCGCCCGCACCGGCCTCCGCATCTGCGACCTCCTGTCTGACTTCGACGAGTTCTCCTCCCG ATTCAAGAACCTGGCACGCCAGCACCAGTCCATGTTCCCCAGTTTGGAAGTGGACGTTGAAGGTCAACTCAAAAGGCTCAAG GGCTTCGCCGAGCGGATCCGCCCCATGGTCCGAGACGGCGTTTATTTCATGTACGAGGCGCTCCATGGCCCCCCTAAGAAGATCCTCGTGGAGGGTGCCAACGCAGCCCTCCTTGACATTGACTTCG GGACCTACCCCTTCGTGACATCCTCCAACTGCACGGTGGGCGGCGTGTGCACCGGCCTGGGCATCCCGCCCCAGAACATAGGCGAGGTCTACGGCGTGGTCAAGGCCTACACCACACGCGTGGGCATCGGCGCCTTCCCCACTGAGCAGATCAAC GAGATCGGAGACCTGCTGCAGAGCCGAGGCCACGAGTGGGGCGTGACCACGGGCAGGAAGCGGCGCTGCGGCTGGCTGGACCTGATGATCCTGAGATACGCCCACATGGTCAACGGATTCACCGC GCTGGCCTTGACGAAACTGGACATCCTGGACGCCCTGGACGAGATCAAGGTCGGCGTGGCGTACAAGCTTGGCGGGAAGCGGATCCCCTACTTCCCAG CCAACCAGGAGATCCTGCAGAAGGTGGAGGTGGAATACGAGACGCTGCCAGGGTGGAAGGCGGACACCACGGGTGCCCGGAAGTGGGAGGACCTCCCCACACAGGCCCAGAGCTACATCCGGTTCGTGGAGAACCACGTCGGCGTGGCAG TGAAATGGGTTGGTGTCGGCAAGTCCAGAGATTCGATGATCCAGCTGTTTTAG
- the ADSS1 gene encoding adenylosuccinate synthetase isozyme 1 isoform X1 — protein MSGTRASNDRPPSAGGVKRGRLQHEAATTGSRVTVVLGAQWGDEGKGKVVDLLATDADIISRCQGGNNAGHTVVVDGKEYDFHLLPSGIINPKAVSFIGNGVVVHLPGLFEEAEKNEKKGLKDWEKRLVISDRAHLVFDFHQAVDGLQEVQRQAQEGKNIGTTRKGIGPAYSSKAARTGLRICDLLSDFDEFSSRFKNLARQHQSMFPSLEVDVEGQLKRLKGFAERIRPMVRDGVYFMYEALHGPPKKILVEGANAALLDIDFGTYPFVTSSNCTVGGVCTGLGIPPQNIGEVYGVVKAYTTRVGIGAFPTEQINEIGDLLQSRGHEWGVTTGRKRRCGWLDLMILRYAHMVNGFTALALTKLDILDALDEIKVGVAYKLGGKRIPYFPANQEILQKVEVEYETLPGWKADTTGARKWEDLPTQAQSYIRFVENHVGVAVKWVGVGKSRDSMIQLF, from the exons ATGTCCGGGACCCGAGCCTCTAACGATCGGCCCCCCAGCGCGGGCGGCGTCAAGCGGGGGCGGCTACAGCACGAGGCGGCGACCACCGGCTCCCGGGTGACCGTGGTGCTGGGCGCGCAGTGGGGGGACGAGGGCAAAGGCAAGGTGGTGGACCTGCTGGCCACGGACGCCGACATCATCAGCCGCTGCCAG GGAGGCAACAATGCTGGACACACCGTGGTGGTGGACGGCAAGGAGTACGACTTCCACCTGCTGCCCAGCGGTATCATCAACCCCAAGGCCGTGTCCTTCATTG GCAATGGAGTGGTCGTCCACTTGCCGGGCTTgtttgaagaggcagagaagaaCGAGAAGAAAG GCCTGAAGGACTGGGAGAAGAGGCTTGTCATCTCTGACCGGGCCCACCTTG TGTTTGACTTTCACCAGGCGGTGGACGGGCTCCAGGAGGTGCAGCGGCAGGCCCAGGAGGGCAAGAA CATCGGCACCACCCGGAAGGGGATCGGGCCGGCCTACTCGTCCAAGGCCGCCCGCACCGGCCTCCGCATCTGCGACCTCCTGTCTGACTTCGACGAGTTCTCCTCCCG ATTCAAGAACCTGGCACGCCAGCACCAGTCCATGTTCCCCAGTTTGGAAGTGGACGTTGAAGGTCAACTCAAAAGGCTCAAG GGCTTCGCCGAGCGGATCCGCCCCATGGTCCGAGACGGCGTTTATTTCATGTACGAGGCGCTCCATGGCCCCCCTAAGAAGATCCTCGTGGAGGGTGCCAACGCAGCCCTCCTTGACATTGACTTCG GGACCTACCCCTTCGTGACATCCTCCAACTGCACGGTGGGCGGCGTGTGCACCGGCCTGGGCATCCCGCCCCAGAACATAGGCGAGGTCTACGGCGTGGTCAAGGCCTACACCACACGCGTGGGCATCGGCGCCTTCCCCACTGAGCAGATCAAC GAGATCGGAGACCTGCTGCAGAGCCGAGGCCACGAGTGGGGCGTGACCACGGGCAGGAAGCGGCGCTGCGGCTGGCTGGACCTGATGATCCTGAGATACGCCCACATGGTCAACGGATTCACCGC GCTGGCCTTGACGAAACTGGACATCCTGGACGCCCTGGACGAGATCAAGGTCGGCGTGGCGTACAAGCTTGGCGGGAAGCGGATCCCCTACTTCCCAG CCAACCAGGAGATCCTGCAGAAGGTGGAGGTGGAATACGAGACGCTGCCAGGGTGGAAGGCGGACACCACGGGTGCCCGGAAGTGGGAGGACCTCCCCACACAGGCCCAGAGCTACATCCGGTTCGTGGAGAACCACGTCGGCGTGGCAG TGAAATGGGTTGGTGTCGGCAAGTCCAGAGATTCGATGATCCAGCTGTTTTAG